One Setaria italica strain Yugu1 chromosome II, Setaria_italica_v2.0, whole genome shotgun sequence DNA segment encodes these proteins:
- the LOC101757762 gene encoding SEC12-like protein 1, with translation MGSGGGEEASAAGGGKVACAAWIRRRDEKAAAARVFAAHARAGAAGSLPAVEVLGFDSKECSLSPEPLARAVLGEGGAGDAPRGIAVHPAGDELVCATAKGCRLFKLIFEEFAVRIIPRDAPPLESVGPQKCLAFSTDGAKFAIGGEDGHLRIFHWPTMNVLLDEPKAHKSFRDMDISLDSEFLVSTSIDGSARIWKIDEGTPLVNLTRSSDEKIECCRFSRDGMKPFLFCTVAKGSKVVTVVWNISDWKRIGYKRLLGKPISTLSVSLDGKYLALGSHDGDFCAVDVKKMEVSHWSKKAHLGSPVTSIEFCPTERVVISTSNQWGAELTKLNVPADWKEWQVWLVLLALFLASAVLFYMFYERSDSFWKFPMGRHQPAKPWSVLKESPPVPEDQTPW, from the exons atgggaagcggcggcggcgaggaggcttCGGCTGCGGGGGGAGGGAAGGTGGCGTGCGCGGCGTGGATCCGGCGCCGGgacgagaaggcggcggcggcgcgggtgttCGCGGCGCACGCCCGGGCGGGTGCGGCGGGCTCCCTTCCCGCGGTCGAGGTGCTCGGCTTCGACTCCAAGGAGTGCTCCCTCTCCCCCGAGCCCCTG GCGAGGGCCGTGCtcggggagggcggcgcgggcgacgcaCCACGCGGCATTGCGGTGCACCCCGCCGGCGATGAGCTCGTCTGCGCCACGGCCAAGGGCTGCAG GTTATTCAAACTGATTTTCGAAGAGTTTGCCGTTCGCATTATTCCAAGAGATGCCCCACCTCTAGAATCTGTTGGACCACAGAAGTGTCTTGCTTTCAGCACAGATGGTGCCAAATTTGCCATTGGTGGAGAG GATGGACATCTCAGAATATTCCATTGGCCAACCATGAATGTGCTCTTGGATGAGCCTAAAGCTCATAAGTCCTTCCGAGACATGGATATCAG CTTAGACTCGGAGTTTCTAGTTTCAACATCCATTGATGGATCTGCAAGAATATGGAAGATAGATGAGGGCACACCACTGGTTAATTTGACTCGATCCTCG GATGAGAAGATCGAGTGTTGTCGCTTTTCTAGAGATGGCATGAAGCCATTCCTGTTTTGCACAGTTGCAAAAG GTTCCAAAGTTGTTACTGTTGTCTGGAACATAAGTGATTGGAAGAGAATTGGGTACAAAAGACTTCTGGGAAAGCCTATCTCCACACTTTCAGTAAGCTTGGACGGAAAGTATCTGGCATT AGGAAGCCATGATGGTGACTTCTGTGCTGTTGATGTAAAGAAAATGGAAGTTTCTCACTGGAGCAAGAAGGCTCATCTTGGTTCCCCAGTCACATCCATTGAGTTCTGTCCTACTGAAAG GGTTGTAATCTCCACATCCAATCAATGGGGAGCAGAGCTAACGAAACTGAACGTGCCCGCTGACTGGAAAG AATGGCAGGTCTGGCTCGTGCTCCTGGCTCTCTTCCTGGCATCCGCCGTTCTGTTCTACATGTTCTATGAGCGCTCGGACTCGTTCTGGAAGTTCCCCATGGGGCGGCACCAGCCGGCCAAGCCCTGGAGCGTGCTGAAGGAGTCCCCTCCGGTCCCAGAGGACCAGACTCCATGGTGA